The Candoia aspera isolate rCanAsp1 chromosome 6, rCanAsp1.hap2, whole genome shotgun sequence genome has a segment encoding these proteins:
- the DUSP13A gene encoding dual specificity protein phosphatase 13A: MNTIRSDVPCVKELECRIDSCRMKLNALDEVWPNIYIGNMVVAHHKEELRQRGITHILNAAHNAWGSKGNQTFYGSEISYLGIAAEDSIDFDLRVYSHQASEYIHKALKAPEGEILVHCVLGQSRSAALVLACMMIYQNLSLADAVEKVLRHRAASPNRGFLKQLQDLDLELRHKKTQCQLL; the protein is encoded by the exons ATGAACACCATCAGATCTGACGTACCCTGCGTGAAAGAACTGGAATGTCGTATTGACAGCTGCAGGATGAAATTAAATGCACTAGATGAAGTGTGGCCCAATATTTATATAGGTAACAT GGTCGTGGCACACCACAAGGAGGAGCTGAGGCAACGTGGCATCACCCACATACTGAACGCAGCACATAATGCTTGGGGGAGCAAAGGAAACCAGACCTTCTATGGCTCAGAAATCTCTTACCTTGGCATAGCAGCAGAGGACTCCATAGATTTTGACCTCCGTGTCTATTCCCATCAGGCCTCAGAATACATCCACAAAGCACTAAAAGCCCCAGAAG GAGAGATCCTAGTTCATTGCGTTCTAGGCCAAAGCAGATCAGCAGCTTTAGTTCTGGCTTGTATGATGATTTATCAGAACTTGTCTCTGGCTGATGCTGTTGAAAAGGTTCTGCGGCATCGAGCGGCTTCTCCAAATCGAGGATTCCTAAAACAGCTTCAAGATCTGGACCTGGAACTGCGGCACAAGAAAACCCAGTGTCAACTTTTGTGA
- the LOC134499532 gene encoding dual specificity protein phosphatase 13A-like: protein MIMAEGCVSLSNGPKDLGPPMEETPSVQDLEQLLNTGRASCNHVDEVWPNLFLGDHITAHSRFDLWKMGISYILNAAHNTLYCPESHDFYGATIEYCGVPAHDLPSFDISPYFYSSAEFIHKALTMPGGKIFVHCAFGISRSSSLVLAYLMIYHHLSLIEAIQTVKEHRWIFPNRGFLKQLRSLDIQLRKN, encoded by the exons ATGATCATGGCCGAAGGGTGCGTTTCACTCTCCAATGGTCCTAAGGATCTTGGACCCCCCATGGAAGAAACCCCCAGTGTTCAAGATTTAGAGCAGCTCCTGAATACTGGGAGGGCTTCCTGTAACCACGTTGATGAAGTATGGCCTAATCTTTTCTTAGGAGACCA CATTACAGCGCATAGCAGATTTGACTTATGGAAAATGGGGATTAGCTACATCTTAAATGCAGCCCACAACACCCTATATTGCCCAGAGTCTCATGATTTTTATGGTGCAACGATCGAATACTGTGGTGTACCAGCTCATGACCTTCCCAGTTTTGATATAAGCCCATATTTTTACTCTTCTGCGGAATTTATACACAAGGCTTTGACTATGCCAGGAG GCAAAATCTTTGTCCACTGCGCCTTTGGGATAAGCAGGTCCTCATCTTTGGTGCTGGCATACCTTATGATTTACCATCATTTATCTTTGATTGAAGCAATACAGACAGTAAAAGAGCATCGGTGGATCTTCCCCAACAGAGGCTTCCTGAAACAATTAAGAAGTTTGGACATTCAGCTAAgaaaaaactga
- the LOC134499530 gene encoding dual specificity protein phosphatase 13B-like, producing the protein MINISTSSSQNHSPERNNHYETPALSELQRLIWTRGGSDNHVDQVWPNLYLGDAWAARSKTVLQNTGITHVLNAADGPYNISTGARYYRDLPIQYYGVPAFDDNSFDISIFFHEAADFIHKALKTAGGKVFVHCAMGLSRSATLVVAYLMIHENLTLVEALKSVDSHRGICPNTGFLSQLRALDIKLNNGGKKI; encoded by the exons ATGATCAATATAAGCACCTCTTCCTCCCAGAATCATAGTCCAGAAAGGAATAACCATTATGAGACCCCAGCACTCTCTGAACTGCAGAGACTGATATGGACCAGAGGAGGATCTGACAACCATGTGGACCAAGTGTGGCCAAACCTCTACCTTGGAGATGC ATGGGCAGCTAGAAGTAAAACAGTTCTTCAGAACACTGGCATTACTCATGTCCTCAATGCAGCAGATGGGCCCTACAACATCAGTACTGGAGCTCGCTATTACCGAGACCTGCCGATTCAATACTACGGAGTACCAGCTTTCGATGACAACTCGTTTGATATAAGCATCTTCTTTCACGAGGCTGCTGATTTCATACACAAGGCCTTAAAAACTGCAGGAG GCAAGGTGTTTGTCCACTGTGCTATGGGGTTAAGCCGTTCGGCCACTCTAGTGGTGGCTTACTTGATGATCCATGAAAATCTGACACTTGTGGAAGCCTTGAAATCAGTGGATTCTCACAGAGGCATCTGTCCAAACAcaggattcctcagccagctccGAGCCTTGGATATCAAATTAAACAATGGGGGGAAAAAGATATAA